In Asanoa sp. WMMD1127, one genomic interval encodes:
- a CDS encoding esterase-like activity of phytase family protein: MTKRLNAVAGAAMIAALAVGVAGPASAHDADEFGPATLTGFASLPALTFVPASEPSGSLLDTAPVNGVAAPWADQPVQGFSGIVKNGDGTFEVMSDNGFGNKANSGDFVLRIHTIAPVLHTNRVDVLGGINLTDPKGYVTWPLTRTDRVLTGSDFDVESIQRAADGTYWIGDEFGPFLLHFDRTGALMQAPISLPGVFAPENPLRGTTPNNINSSKGFEGMAQSPDGRKLYPLLEGTVAGDTPGTLRFNEFDVRAGSYTGKRYVYELDDPANAIGDAIAVDGHRFLIIERDNGQGPTAKTKKIYLANFADRDRDGAMDKTLVADLMNISNPKQLGGFGKTFTFPFQTIEDVVILDDKTIAVLNDNNFPGSAGRTAGVPDNNEFITLKLTQGLNVDRRFL, translated from the coding sequence ATGACCAAACGTCTCAACGCAGTCGCGGGCGCGGCGATGATCGCCGCCCTCGCCGTCGGTGTGGCGGGCCCCGCGTCCGCGCACGACGCCGACGAGTTCGGCCCGGCCACGCTGACCGGCTTCGCGTCGCTGCCGGCGCTGACCTTCGTGCCGGCCAGCGAGCCGTCCGGTTCGCTGCTCGACACCGCGCCGGTCAACGGTGTCGCCGCACCCTGGGCCGACCAGCCGGTGCAGGGCTTCAGCGGCATCGTGAAGAACGGCGACGGCACCTTCGAGGTGATGTCGGACAACGGCTTCGGCAACAAGGCCAACAGCGGGGACTTCGTCCTGCGCATCCACACGATCGCGCCGGTGCTCCACACCAACAGGGTCGACGTGCTCGGCGGCATCAACCTGACCGACCCCAAGGGGTACGTGACGTGGCCGCTGACCCGGACCGACCGGGTGCTGACCGGCTCGGACTTCGACGTCGAGTCGATCCAGCGGGCGGCCGACGGCACGTACTGGATCGGTGACGAGTTCGGCCCGTTCCTGCTCCACTTCGACCGGACCGGCGCACTCATGCAGGCACCGATCTCGCTGCCCGGCGTCTTCGCTCCGGAGAACCCGCTGCGCGGCACGACGCCCAACAACATCAACAGCAGCAAGGGCTTCGAGGGCATGGCCCAGTCGCCCGACGGGCGCAAGCTCTACCCGCTGCTGGAGGGCACCGTCGCCGGTGACACCCCGGGCACGCTGCGCTTCAACGAGTTCGACGTGCGCGCTGGCTCGTACACCGGGAAGCGCTATGTCTATGAGCTCGACGACCCGGCCAACGCGATCGGTGACGCCATCGCGGTCGACGGGCACCGCTTCCTGATCATCGAGCGGGACAACGGCCAGGGCCCGACCGCGAAGACCAAGAAGATCTACCTGGCCAACTTCGCGGACCGCGACAGGGACGGAGCCATGGACAAGACCCTGGTCGCGGACCTGATGAACATCAGCAACCCGAAGCAGCTCGGTGGGTTCGGCAAGACCTTCACGTTCCCGTTCCAGACCATCGAGGACGTCGTGATCCTCGACGACAAGACGATCGCCGTGCTCAACGACAACAACTTCCCAGGCTCGGCCGGCCGCACCGCCGGCGTGCCCGACAACAACGAGTTCATCACGCTGAAGCTGACCCAGGGCCTCAACGTGGACCGCCGCTTCCTCTGA
- the cysS gene encoding cysteine--tRNA ligase: protein MTLRLHDTATRSVREFVPREAGKVAMYLCGLTVQSEPHIGHLRSGVSYDVLRRWFERTGYQVTFVRNITDIDDKVLQKSLEQGKPYWAIAYANEVVLDAAYRALNVQPPTYSPRATGHITEMHQLITMLIDNGHAYVAEDGSGDVYFDVKSYADYGALSGQRVDEMTSAADSAERAKRDPRDFALWKGYKSDEPVEGQWWSPWGAGRPGWHIECSAMCLRYLGPEFDIHGGGLDLTFPHHENEIAQSRSAGLPFARYWVHNGLLNLGESKMGKSTGNVLDLDYITALGVRMVELRHYFVTVHYRSRIDYSDEALRESATAYRRVEGFVQRAVEAVGAIPAGEPPAEFVEAMNDDLNTSGAIAVAHEQVRLGNTALAKGDDEGVRAALASVRAMLDVLGIDPLDPAWSVASTGGTPGEELREIVDSLVKLALEQRAQARTRKDWSAADAVRDQLNAAGVNVEDTPHGPRWTIGTRD, encoded by the coding sequence GTGACGCTGCGTTTGCATGACACCGCGACCCGATCGGTGCGGGAGTTCGTCCCGCGTGAGGCCGGCAAGGTCGCGATGTACCTGTGTGGCCTCACCGTGCAGTCCGAGCCGCACATCGGTCACCTTCGCTCCGGCGTCAGCTACGACGTGCTGCGGCGGTGGTTCGAGCGCACCGGCTACCAGGTGACGTTCGTGCGCAACATCACCGACATCGACGACAAGGTGCTGCAGAAGTCGCTGGAGCAGGGCAAGCCCTACTGGGCGATCGCCTACGCCAACGAGGTCGTCCTCGACGCCGCCTACCGCGCCCTCAACGTGCAGCCGCCGACCTACTCGCCGCGCGCCACCGGCCACATCACCGAGATGCACCAGTTGATCACCATGTTGATCGACAACGGCCACGCGTACGTGGCGGAGGACGGCTCCGGCGACGTCTACTTCGACGTGAAGTCCTACGCCGACTACGGCGCCCTGTCGGGCCAGCGGGTGGACGAGATGACCAGTGCCGCCGACAGCGCCGAGCGGGCCAAGCGCGACCCGCGCGACTTCGCGCTGTGGAAAGGCTACAAGAGCGACGAGCCGGTCGAGGGCCAGTGGTGGAGCCCGTGGGGCGCCGGCCGCCCCGGCTGGCACATCGAGTGCTCGGCCATGTGCCTGCGCTACCTCGGCCCCGAGTTCGACATCCACGGCGGCGGGCTCGACCTCACGTTCCCGCACCACGAGAACGAGATCGCCCAGTCGCGCTCGGCGGGCCTGCCGTTCGCCCGCTACTGGGTGCACAACGGGCTGCTCAACCTCGGCGAGTCCAAGATGGGCAAGTCGACGGGCAACGTGCTCGACCTCGACTACATAACGGCGCTCGGCGTACGGATGGTCGAGTTGCGCCACTACTTCGTGACCGTGCACTACCGCTCGCGGATCGACTACTCCGACGAGGCATTGCGGGAGTCGGCGACGGCGTACCGCCGGGTCGAGGGTTTCGTGCAGCGCGCGGTCGAGGCCGTCGGCGCGATCCCGGCCGGTGAGCCGCCGGCGGAGTTCGTCGAGGCGATGAACGACGACCTCAACACCTCCGGCGCGATCGCCGTCGCACACGAGCAGGTCCGGCTCGGCAACACCGCGCTGGCCAAGGGCGACGACGAGGGCGTACGCGCGGCGCTGGCCAGTGTGCGGGCGATGCTCGACGTGCTCGGCATCGACCCGCTCGACCCGGCGTGGTCGGTCGCGTCGACCGGTGGCACGCCCGGCGAGGAGCTCCGCGAGATCGTCGACTCGCTGGTCAAGCTCGCGCTCGAACAGCGTGCGCAGGCACGCACCAGGAAGGACTGGTCCGCCGCCGACGCCGTGCGGGACCAGCTGAACGCGGCCGGCGTCAACGTCGAGGACACTCCGCACGGCCCACGTTGGACGATCGGAACGAGGGACTGA
- a CDS encoding PQQ-binding-like beta-propeller repeat protein, which yields MARGNGPCVKCWAAFVAVLLVVGYFTGVLTPLLDRVWAMVNTSSPMTNPAPLWQQQLGGTPRSGTIAGGAVIIEHRTLVESRGLGSGAQLWEHKADWAAVAGEGASAVVVTGKLLVKGYEVVDPMSGSVRRRDTEARAVWTYRNGMLDVRCHGPEDCTLSAWDPLGSTPRWSVQIPGIGFVLFADNPDILGTQPLTAKRIDGNAGGPDLMPPMVGLPIDDQVFVVDTAAGQVVREITPERDERIVVVGGRVLRIKAVSADGTCYFSVVASDAATGGEVWRNAGINLRTAKDGGCAQRDDPAGGRNVIVGVAADARELVIDAYDGRFLFTGAPGEHLLGVDDRYAVVRTADGGAVRSVELGGNGRWQRPAAPRSNVALTPPAVVVVDEKPDKIIAVNPGTGAELVNVRSDADVLAVGPAGMIVVSGRDIAYLPFRGAAGGPAPPPAGGNPGTPDDDWPECGGPKQEVCKGG from the coding sequence GTGGCGAGGGGGAACGGCCCCTGTGTGAAGTGCTGGGCCGCGTTCGTGGCGGTCCTCCTCGTCGTGGGCTACTTCACCGGCGTGCTGACCCCGCTGCTCGACCGCGTCTGGGCCATGGTCAACACCTCCAGCCCGATGACGAACCCGGCGCCGCTGTGGCAGCAACAGCTCGGCGGCACCCCGCGCAGCGGCACGATCGCCGGCGGCGCGGTGATCATCGAGCACCGCACGCTGGTCGAGTCGCGCGGGCTCGGCTCCGGCGCGCAGCTCTGGGAGCACAAGGCCGACTGGGCCGCGGTCGCCGGCGAGGGCGCCAGCGCCGTCGTGGTCACCGGCAAACTGCTGGTCAAGGGGTACGAGGTGGTCGACCCCATGTCCGGCTCGGTGCGCCGCCGCGACACCGAGGCCCGGGCGGTCTGGACCTATCGCAACGGCATGCTCGACGTGCGCTGCCACGGGCCGGAGGACTGCACGCTCAGCGCCTGGGACCCGCTGGGCTCCACCCCGCGCTGGAGCGTGCAGATCCCGGGCATCGGCTTCGTGCTGTTCGCCGACAACCCCGACATCCTCGGCACCCAGCCACTGACCGCCAAGCGGATCGACGGCAACGCCGGTGGGCCCGACCTGATGCCGCCGATGGTCGGGCTGCCGATCGACGACCAGGTCTTCGTCGTCGACACCGCGGCCGGGCAGGTGGTCCGCGAGATCACGCCGGAGCGCGACGAGCGCATCGTCGTGGTCGGCGGTCGGGTGCTGCGGATCAAGGCGGTCTCGGCCGACGGGACCTGTTACTTCTCGGTGGTCGCCTCGGACGCCGCGACCGGTGGCGAGGTGTGGCGCAACGCCGGCATCAACCTGCGCACGGCCAAGGACGGCGGGTGCGCCCAGCGCGACGACCCGGCCGGTGGGCGCAACGTGATCGTCGGGGTCGCGGCCGACGCCCGCGAGCTGGTCATCGACGCCTACGACGGGCGGTTCCTGTTCACCGGCGCCCCGGGCGAGCACCTGCTGGGCGTCGACGATCGCTACGCGGTCGTGCGTACCGCCGATGGTGGCGCGGTGCGCAGCGTCGAGCTCGGCGGCAACGGCCGGTGGCAGCGCCCGGCGGCGCCGCGCAGCAACGTGGCGCTGACCCCACCCGCGGTCGTCGTGGTCGACGAGAAGCCCGACAAGATCATTGCGGTCAACCCGGGTACGGGCGCGGAGCTGGTCAACGTCCGCTCGGACGCGGACGTGCTTGCCGTGGGCCCCGCCGGCATGATCGTCGTGAGCGGCCGCGACATCGCCTACCTGCCCTTCCGCGGCGCCGCTGGAGGGCCGGCTCCGCCGCCGGCTGGCGGCAATCCGGGCACACCGGACGATGACTGGCCCGAGTGCGGCGGCCCCAAACAAGAGGTCTGCAAAGGCGGCTAG
- a CDS encoding helix-turn-helix domain-containing protein has protein sequence MTQPGYRAGETAQTLDRGLRLLYLIADAPDGLTVTEAAERLGVGRAVVYRLVGALTSHGLVRRDAAGRLRLGAGVLQLARRAHPLVISAAMPALRRLAEEVGATAHLTIAEGTDAVALAVVEPTWTAFHVAYRAGSRHPLARGAAGRAILAGRAGSPDPVTTVGELQPGAFGVAAPVLGVEGLDASVGVVALSALSLEEVGPLVAAAAATVSGALTS, from the coding sequence GTGACGCAGCCGGGCTACCGCGCGGGTGAGACGGCCCAGACGCTGGATCGTGGCCTGCGGCTGCTCTATCTGATCGCCGACGCACCGGACGGATTGACCGTCACCGAGGCCGCCGAGCGGCTGGGCGTCGGGCGGGCGGTGGTCTACCGGCTGGTCGGCGCCTTGACGTCGCACGGGCTGGTCAGGCGCGACGCGGCCGGGCGGTTGCGGCTCGGGGCGGGGGTGCTGCAGCTGGCCCGGCGGGCCCATCCGTTGGTGATCTCGGCGGCCATGCCGGCGTTGCGGCGGCTGGCCGAGGAGGTCGGTGCGACGGCCCATCTGACGATCGCCGAGGGTACGGACGCCGTGGCGCTGGCGGTCGTCGAGCCGACCTGGACGGCGTTTCACGTTGCGTATCGGGCCGGGTCGCGGCATCCGCTGGCCCGGGGCGCGGCCGGGCGGGCGATCCTGGCCGGGCGGGCCGGTTCGCCTGATCCGGTGACCACGGTCGGCGAGTTGCAGCCCGGGGCGTTCGGTGTGGCGGCGCCGGTGCTCGGCGTCGAAGGGTTGGACGCGAGCGTCGGGGTGGTGGCGCTGTCGGCGCTCTCCCTCGAGGAGGTCGGTCCGTTGGTGGCCGCGGCGGCCGCGACGGTCTCGGGCGCGCTGACCTCCTAG
- a CDS encoding class II fumarate hydratase, giving the protein MTAVEENGFRVERDTMGEVRVPAEALWRAQTQRAVENFPVSGRGIEPGNIRALAQIKGAAAAVNGELGVIDADLAQAIQVAAAHVAGGGFDDQFPIDVFQTGSGTSSNMNANEVIATLAARELGRDVHPNDHVNASQSSNDVYPSSIHLAATEAVVNELVPALSHLADALSTKAAEFATVVKAGRTHLMDATPVTLGQEFGGYAAQVRNGIARVESSVPRLAELPLGGTAVGTGVNTPPGFAAAVISRLRDATGLPLTEAGDHFEAQGARDGLVEASGQLRTVAVSLYKIANDIRWMGSGPRAGLGELRIPDLQPGSSIMPGKVNPVVCESVRQVSAQVIGNDATIAFAGTQGDFELNVMLPVMARNILESIRLLAAASRMLADRCVVGLAANEDVTRAYAEGSPSIVTPLNRHLGYDEAAAIAKEALASGRSIRAVVVDRGHVASGKITEEQLDELLDVLRMTRP; this is encoded by the coding sequence GTGACGGCGGTTGAGGAGAACGGGTTCCGCGTCGAGCGGGACACCATGGGTGAGGTACGGGTGCCGGCCGAGGCGTTGTGGCGGGCGCAGACGCAGCGGGCGGTGGAGAACTTCCCGGTGTCGGGGCGGGGCATCGAGCCCGGCAACATCCGGGCGCTGGCACAGATCAAGGGGGCGGCGGCCGCCGTCAACGGCGAGCTCGGGGTGATCGACGCCGACCTGGCCCAGGCGATCCAGGTCGCCGCCGCGCACGTGGCGGGTGGTGGGTTCGACGACCAGTTCCCGATCGACGTGTTCCAGACGGGCTCCGGCACGTCGTCCAACATGAACGCCAACGAGGTCATCGCGACCCTGGCAGCCCGGGAGCTGGGGCGCGACGTGCACCCCAACGACCACGTCAACGCGTCGCAGTCCAGCAACGACGTCTACCCGTCGTCGATCCATCTCGCCGCGACGGAGGCGGTGGTCAACGAGCTGGTCCCGGCCCTGTCTCACTTGGCTGATGCCCTGTCCACGAAGGCCGCGGAGTTCGCGACCGTGGTCAAGGCCGGCCGTACCCACCTGATGGACGCCACGCCGGTCACCCTGGGCCAGGAGTTCGGCGGGTACGCGGCTCAGGTCCGCAACGGCATCGCCCGCGTCGAGTCGTCGGTGCCCCGGTTGGCCGAGCTGCCGCTGGGCGGCACCGCGGTCGGCACGGGCGTGAACACGCCGCCGGGTTTCGCGGCCGCGGTCATCTCGCGGTTGCGCGACGCGACGGGCCTCCCGCTCACGGAGGCCGGCGACCACTTCGAGGCCCAGGGCGCCCGCGACGGCCTGGTCGAGGCCTCGGGCCAACTCCGCACGGTCGCGGTCAGCCTCTACAAGATCGCCAACGACATCCGCTGGATGGGCTCCGGCCCCCGCGCGGGCCTGGGCGAGCTCCGCATCCCGGACCTCCAGCCGGGTTCGTCCATCATGCCGGGCAAGGTGAACCCGGTCGTCTGCGAATCGGTCCGCCAGGTCTCGGCCCAGGTGATCGGCAACGACGCGACGATCGCCTTCGCCGGCACCCAGGGCGACTTCGAGCTCAACGTGATGCTGCCGGTGATGGCCCGCAACATCCTGGAGTCGATCCGCCTGCTGGCGGCCGCGAGCCGGATGCTGGCCGACCGGTGCGTGGTCGGATTAGCGGCCAACGAGGACGTGACCCGGGCGTACGCCGAAGGCTCACCCTCGATCGTGACGCCCCTGAACCGCCACCTGGGCTACGACGAAGCCGCCGCCATCGCAAAGGAGGCCCTGGCCAGCGGCCGCTCCATCCGCGCGGTCGTCGTCGACCGCGGCCACGTGGCCAGCGGCAAGATCACCGAAGAACAGCTCGACGAGCTCCTGGACGTCCTCCGCATGACCCGCCCCTAG
- a CDS encoding LacI family DNA-binding transcriptional regulator, producing MEAKKPTLEDVGRAAGVSRATASRVITGGRRVSANTRDRVWQAVETLGYHPDLAARALAKGRADVIDLVIIDEDATQVGSNPYYSRVVSGILSALAGSDTQMRTHVIDEPEAPTRLDDVAHIVGVGALLINVPPDLAARFTARCDRVVSLGRSARGVPVVEAENVAGARAAVEHLYRTGRRKVVAVHGKHGNSCATARRNGFSLASVDAGHEPIGAEGGFCLEAGVAGTKELLAAHPDLDGIFAACDLTAMGVLRALNESGRRVPDDVALVGFDDSFLASVATPAMTSVRQPVEHMAALATRALLAGETGPSWHRVEPAPLQIRRSSAA from the coding sequence ATGGAGGCAAAGAAGCCGACACTCGAAGACGTGGGCCGCGCGGCGGGTGTCTCCCGCGCCACCGCTTCCCGCGTGATCACCGGTGGCCGCCGGGTGTCCGCCAACACCCGCGACCGCGTCTGGCAGGCCGTCGAGACGCTCGGATACCACCCGGACCTGGCAGCCCGCGCCCTGGCCAAGGGCCGTGCCGACGTCATCGACCTGGTCATCATCGACGAAGACGCCACGCAGGTCGGCAGCAACCCCTACTACAGCCGCGTGGTGTCGGGCATCCTCTCGGCCCTCGCGGGCAGCGACACGCAAATGCGCACGCACGTCATCGACGAGCCGGAGGCACCCACCCGTCTCGACGACGTGGCGCACATCGTCGGCGTCGGCGCCCTCCTGATCAACGTCCCGCCCGACCTGGCTGCCCGCTTCACCGCCCGCTGCGACCGCGTGGTCTCGCTGGGCCGCTCGGCCCGCGGCGTCCCGGTGGTCGAGGCCGAGAACGTCGCCGGCGCCCGGGCCGCGGTCGAACACCTCTACCGCACGGGCCGCCGCAAGGTGGTAGCGGTCCACGGCAAACACGGCAACTCGTGCGCGACCGCCCGCCGCAACGGCTTCAGCCTCGCGTCGGTGGACGCCGGCCACGAACCCATCGGCGCGGAAGGCGGCTTCTGCCTGGAGGCCGGGGTGGCCGGCACCAAGGAACTCCTCGCCGCCCACCCGGACCTGGACGGCATCTTCGCGGCCTGCGACCTGACCGCGATGGGCGTGCTACGCGCCCTGAACGAAAGCGGCCGCCGAGTGCCGGACGACGTCGCCCTGGTCGGCTTCGACGACAGCTTCCTGGCCTCGGTCGCCACGCCCGCGATGACCTCGGTCCGCCAACCGGTGGAACACATGGCCGCCCTGGCCACGCGAGCCTTGCTCGCCGGCGAAACAGGCCCGTCCTGGCACCGCGTCGAACCGGCGCCTCTGCAGATCCGCCGCAGCTCCGCCGCCTGA
- a CDS encoding Lrp/AsnC family transcriptional regulator: MTSQIVQLDGLDAALINLLAEEPRIGVLECSRRLRVARGTVQARLDKLVARGVIRGFGPEIQPASIGYGVTAFVTLEISQRQGHDPVAVHLSRIPEVLEAHTITGSGDLMCRVVARSNADLQRVIDRIVAHGTVARASTIISLTEQIPFRVLPLVAAASAGGPGPSADAD; the protein is encoded by the coding sequence ATGACGTCGCAGATTGTCCAGCTCGACGGCCTGGATGCCGCCTTGATCAACCTGCTGGCTGAGGAGCCCCGGATCGGCGTCCTTGAATGCTCCCGACGGCTGCGGGTGGCCCGCGGGACGGTGCAGGCCCGGCTCGACAAGCTCGTCGCGCGCGGGGTGATCCGCGGCTTCGGGCCCGAGATCCAGCCGGCGTCGATCGGCTACGGGGTGACCGCGTTCGTGACGCTGGAGATCAGCCAGCGTCAGGGGCACGACCCGGTAGCGGTGCACCTGTCGCGCATCCCCGAGGTGTTGGAGGCGCACACGATCACCGGCTCCGGCGACCTGATGTGCCGGGTGGTGGCCCGGTCCAACGCCGACCTGCAGCGGGTGATCGACCGGATCGTCGCGCACGGCACGGTGGCCCGGGCATCGACGATCATCTCGTTGACGGAGCAGATTCCGTTCCGGGTGCTGCCGTTGGTCGCCGCTGCTTCGGCGGGCGGGCCGGGGCCTTCCGCGGACGCGGATTAA
- a CDS encoding fumarate hydratase gives MSDAAFRYSPLLPVGDDLTEYRLITDEGVDVVMGPGGRQFLTVDPAVLTALTAEAMHDIAHYLRPAHLTQLRSIIDDPAASPNDRFVALDLLRNANIAAGGVLPMCQDTGTAIVMGKRGRHVLTDGTDEEAIARGVFQAYTRLNLRYSQLAPISMWEEKNTGTNLPAQIELYAEDPGGQPDAYKFLFMAKGGGSANKSFLYQETKALLNPTRLMQFLDEKLRLIGTSACPPYHLAIVIGGTSAEHALKTAKLASAKYLDGLPTSGSLSAHGFRDLDLEASVLELTRDFGIGAQFGGRYFCHDVRVVRLPRHGASCPVAIAVSCSADRQAVAKITPSGVWLERLETDPARFLPEVTDEQLDATEVVRIDLNRPMSEIRAELSKYPVKTRLSLTGPLVVARDIAHAKLLELLDAGQPLPSYMRDHAVYYAGPAKTPEGYASGSFGPTTAGRMDSYVSRLQEAGGSHVMLAKGNRSAQVTRSCAANGGFYLGSIGGPAARLAQDCIKKVEVLEYAELGMEAIWKIEVEDFPAFIVVDDKGNDFFAEVTKPVLTVGRRA, from the coding sequence ATGAGCGACGCTGCCTTCCGTTACTCGCCGCTGTTGCCTGTCGGGGACGACCTGACGGAGTACCGGCTCATTACGGACGAGGGCGTCGACGTCGTGATGGGGCCCGGCGGCCGGCAGTTCCTGACGGTGGATCCGGCGGTGCTGACGGCGTTGACCGCGGAGGCGATGCACGACATCGCGCACTACCTGCGGCCGGCGCACCTCACCCAGCTGCGCTCCATCATCGACGACCCGGCGGCGTCGCCCAACGACCGGTTCGTCGCGCTGGACCTGCTGCGCAACGCGAACATCGCGGCCGGTGGCGTGCTGCCGATGTGCCAGGACACGGGCACCGCGATCGTGATGGGCAAGCGGGGCCGGCACGTGTTGACGGACGGCACCGACGAGGAGGCGATCGCGCGGGGCGTCTTCCAGGCGTACACCCGGTTGAACCTGCGCTATTCGCAGCTCGCGCCGATCTCCATGTGGGAGGAGAAGAACACCGGGACGAACCTGCCGGCCCAGATCGAGCTGTACGCGGAGGACCCGGGCGGGCAGCCGGACGCGTACAAGTTCCTGTTCATGGCCAAGGGCGGCGGTTCGGCCAACAAGTCGTTCCTCTATCAGGAGACGAAGGCGCTGCTCAACCCGACGCGGCTGATGCAGTTCCTCGACGAGAAGCTGCGGCTGATCGGCACGTCGGCGTGCCCGCCGTACCACCTGGCGATCGTCATCGGTGGCACCTCGGCCGAGCACGCGCTCAAGACCGCCAAGCTGGCGTCGGCGAAGTACCTCGACGGTCTGCCGACCTCGGGCTCCCTGTCGGCGCACGGTTTCCGCGACCTCGACCTGGAGGCGTCGGTCCTGGAGCTGACGCGGGACTTCGGCATCGGCGCGCAGTTCGGTGGGCGCTACTTCTGCCACGACGTGCGCGTGGTGCGCCTGCCGCGGCACGGCGCCTCGTGCCCGGTCGCCATCGCGGTCTCGTGTTCCGCTGACCGACAGGCGGTCGCCAAGATCACGCCGTCGGGGGTCTGGCTGGAGCGCCTGGAGACCGACCCGGCGCGCTTCCTGCCCGAGGTCACCGACGAGCAGCTCGACGCGACCGAGGTCGTGCGGATCGACCTCAACCGGCCGATGTCGGAGATCCGCGCGGAGCTGTCGAAGTACCCGGTGAAGACCCGGCTGTCGCTGACCGGCCCGCTGGTCGTGGCGCGCGACATCGCCCACGCCAAGCTGCTGGAGCTGCTGGACGCGGGCCAGCCGCTGCCCTCTTACATGCGCGACCACGCGGTCTACTACGCCGGCCCGGCGAAGACGCCCGAGGGTTACGCGTCGGGCTCCTTCGGGCCGACCACCGCCGGGCGGATGGACTCCTACGTCTCCCGCTTGCAGGAAGCCGGCGGCTCGCACGTGATGCTGGCCAAGGGCAACCGCTCGGCCCAGGTGACCCGCTCCTGCGCCGCGAACGGCGGCTTCTATCTAGGCTCGATCGGCGGCCCGGCGGCGCGGCTCGCCCAGGACTGCATCAAGAAGGTCGAGGTCCTGGAGTACGCGGAACTCGGCATGGAAGCGATCTGGAAGATCGAGGTCGAGGACTTCCCGGCCTTCATCGTCGTCGACGACAAGGGCAACGACTTCTTCGCCGAGGTCACCAAGCCCGTCCTGACCGTCGGCCGCCGCGCCTAA
- the rlmB gene encoding 23S rRNA (guanosine(2251)-2'-O)-methyltransferase RlmB translates to MAGNSQRRGRRVTPKKGATVGSGGKNKAGLAGKGRTLPADERPWHKGYSGTEKLPQRTAWKQEKEKRAAAAEGRAPKIGQPGTKDTTWGKGTKGAKPTSRQPARGGPRVAPGRRAQTPKDAPELLVGRNPVLEALRALVPATALYVAQGIDIDDRITEIVRTAGDRGIALLEVGRAELDRMTGGVLHQGVGLQVPPFAYEPFDDLMAAALEHPTPLLVALDGVTDPRNLGAVIRSAAAFGAQGVFIPERRAAGITATAWRTSAGAAARVPVSQVVNLTRALKACQREGFVVIGLDADGETDLYNLEAAVGPLVVVVGSEGRGLSRLVGETCDMRVGIPMVSEVESLNASVAAAVTLAEVARRRTEAG, encoded by the coding sequence ATGGCGGGCAACTCCCAGCGACGCGGCCGGCGGGTCACGCCCAAGAAGGGCGCGACCGTCGGCTCGGGCGGCAAGAACAAGGCGGGCCTGGCCGGCAAGGGGCGCACGCTGCCCGCCGACGAGCGGCCGTGGCACAAGGGCTACTCGGGCACCGAGAAGCTGCCGCAGCGCACCGCCTGGAAACAGGAGAAGGAGAAGCGCGCGGCGGCGGCCGAGGGCCGGGCGCCCAAGATCGGGCAGCCGGGCACCAAGGACACCACCTGGGGCAAGGGCACCAAGGGCGCCAAGCCGACGAGCCGCCAGCCGGCCCGCGGCGGCCCGCGGGTGGCGCCCGGGCGCCGCGCCCAGACCCCCAAGGACGCGCCGGAGCTGCTGGTCGGGCGCAACCCGGTGCTCGAGGCGCTGCGCGCGCTGGTCCCCGCGACCGCGCTCTACGTCGCGCAGGGCATCGACATCGACGACCGGATCACCGAGATCGTGCGTACCGCCGGCGACCGGGGCATCGCGCTGCTCGAGGTCGGCCGGGCCGAGCTCGACCGGATGACCGGTGGCGTGCTGCACCAGGGCGTCGGGCTGCAGGTGCCGCCGTTCGCCTACGAGCCGTTCGACGACCTGATGGCGGCGGCCCTGGAGCACCCGACGCCGCTGCTGGTCGCGCTCGACGGGGTCACCGACCCGCGCAACCTCGGCGCCGTGATCCGTTCGGCGGCCGCGTTCGGCGCGCAGGGCGTGTTCATCCCCGAGCGGCGGGCGGCCGGCATCACCGCGACCGCATGGCGCACCAGCGCCGGCGCCGCCGCCCGCGTGCCGGTCAGCCAGGTGGTCAACCTGACCCGGGCGCTCAAGGCCTGCCAGCGCGAGGGTTTCGTGGTGATCGGCCTCGACGCCGACGGCGAGACCGATCTCTACAACCTCGAGGCCGCCGTCGGCCCGCTGGTGGTCGTCGTCGGCTCCGAGGGCCGCGGCCTGTCCCGGCTCGTCGGCGAGACCTGCGACATGCGGGTCGGCATCCCGATGGTGTCCGAGGTGGAGTCGCTCAACGCCAGCGTCGCCGCCGCGGTCACGCTGGCGGAGGTCGCCCGCCGCCGCACCGAGGCGGGCTGA